In the Gorilla gorilla gorilla isolate KB3781 chromosome 1, NHGRI_mGorGor1-v2.1_pri, whole genome shotgun sequence genome, GGGGCGGTGGGGTGGTGGCCACCGTGGGGAAGGGGAATTCTGCTCCGGGTGGGGGAAAGAGCCCCATCAGTGCCCCCTCGGCCCAGACCATGGCCAAGACCCAGCTCCCACGCAGCCCTGTCCTGACCCCGTGGGCATCACCGTAGCAGAAGTCGCAGCTGCTGGGGCAGAGCCTCTTCATGAGCCGCCGGCGAGCGTCGCAGAAGCCCCTCCGCGCCCAGGACGCGCACACGAACAGCCTGTCGAGGCATCCTGTCGGGAGCGTGGGGAGCACGGCCTGGCTCAGGACCGCCCGGTCCCCGCCCTCCCGCCCGACAAAGGGACTCACCGTAGAGCCGGTGCAGCCCCCACAGCTCGTCCTGGGACAACGCCTTCCAGCCGCGCAGCGTGGCGTTCAGGTGCATGAGCGCCCGGCCGTGTTGTGAGTGCATCAGGCCCAGCGCGTGGCCGATCTCGTGGGCCGCCACGTGCACCAGGTCCGTGAGCCACACGCCTGCGGGCCCCGGGGGTCAGCGCCTGGGAGCCCCGGGCCCAGCCCCGCCGCCCGTGGGCCAGCTCCCCGAGGCCCGGTATATCTGCTGGAGCGCAGCCGCGGAGCCGCCCTCGGCCGCAGCCACGGAAAGATAAGAATGTTCTGGGCCCAGGCGGTGAGCTCGGCCCCCAGGAATGCAGCTCCAGCTCCCGCTCCAGAGGCGCAGGGGGATGGGAAAGGGAGTTCAGGGCTGCCGGGATGGGGGCTCCCACGGGCTCCCCTCCTTGCCTGCTAGACTCCAGTAGCAGCCACCACCCCGGAAGGTCCCTCCTGCCGTCTGCCCCAAAGCCCGACCGCGGCAGCCCACTGTGCTGCAGAGGAGAGGCCTCCAGGAGGCCAGCCTGGACGGTCACCTTTCTTCCAGCTGTAGCGCGTGGGGCCCAGGACCCAGTACTCGCTATCGTCGAAGTGGATGCCGCCGTGCGGGGGGAAGAAGGCGTGGGCCAGCTCCCCCGTGGGGCCGTCGAAGCAGTGGTGCAGCGCGGAGACCAGGCAGTCCGTGTGGTTGATCGGGTAGAAGCCTGGGGGGAGCACAGGGCTGAGAGGCCGGGCGCGCAGGGCCgggccggggcgggggcgggcgcCCACCTATCCGGAGGTCGCTGGGCTGCTCGGGGGCCACCTCGCGGAAGCTGAAGGGGGACACGTCGCTCCACATGCGGAAGGCGGCAGCTAGGGCCCGCCGCGTCTCCCGCGGGCTCAGCAGGTTCCGCGGGAAGGAGAGGATCCTGCAGGGAGACTGAGCTCAGCGGGGGCCGGCCGCGCCCCCTCCCCCAGGGCCAAGCCAGGGCGCACCTGTAGGTGAGGTTGAAGTGGTCCCAGCGCAGCCTGGCTGGAGTCAGCGTGTAGCGGCGTCTGCGGGGGGCCAGTGGGCCCGGGACCCGGGTGGGGGGGACCGCCGAGAGGCCCAGCGCAGCGACGTCTCCCTTCAGGGAAGAAAGCGTGCGTGGGAGGCATCGGTGACGGTCCCCAGGACCAAAAACTGCCGCGGAAAATGGACTGGAAGGAAACGGGGGTGTGGGGGTGCCCAGGGCTGGGAGCGGGCGTGGCGGGTCCTGTCTGCCTGTGGTTTCGGGTCTTCTAACCTGAGCGCCCCGTTGCGCGTCCCTGGGAACGCGGCCCAGTGGAGGGGAAGGGGCTGAACAGCAGGGCGAGgcctcccacccctcccacccctcccaaCAACTGGACACAGGGGCGTCCCACCCTCCGACCTCGGGACGCACATCCGGACCCTCAAACGCCCCACACACCCTGCACGCCCCGCACACGTCCTGCGGGCCCCCCGATAGACCAGACCCACAGACGTGAGGACCCCCCCCCCCGGCACCTGGCCTCCCcccccttcccccccccccccccccccccccgctcaCCTGCGCTGCGCTCCAGGCCGGCACCGCCCGGGCCCCCAGCCGGGCCAGCAGCACCAGCGCGGGGAGGAGGCACAGGGCGACCAGCGCGGCTCCAAGCCAGCGGCGCTCGACGCCTGCCCCCGGGGCCTCCGAGGGGACACGGGCCCCGCGGCCCATGGCAGACTTGCTGTGCGGCTCAGGGCTGCATGGGGCAGCAAGGCGCGGGGGCCCGGGCCGCAGAGCCGCCGGGGAGGATCCGGAGGGGAGGCAGTGGCTCGGCGGCTCGGGTTACAGCCCCGTGTGGTGCGGGGGAGGGAGACGGGGCGGGAGAGGGGGCAAGGCTGCCCCTGAAGGGAACCAGCTGGCCCGTCCGTTGGCCGAGCTGCCTGCTGTCTCCAGCCGGGGGCATGGGGACCCGCGTCCCGTGGGCCAGGGGCAGAGGCCTGGGCATGGCCTGCTGGGCGGGGTCCTCGGAGGGGGGAGCGAAGAGGGCCCCAGGCAGCCCGGGAAGGGCAGCGCCAGGGCTCCCGCTTAGGAAAGGGTAGCAGTGGGGGTCCCCAAGCCCCCACTTCTGGGCAGTGAGTGATCTGGTGGCTTTTTTCCCAAATGGAATCCTCAAAAAACCCCTGAGCCCCACATGAGCGGAGTCTCCATCCTGGCCCAGGCAGCTGAGCTGGGCCGCAGGGGACGCGTCACTCGCCTGACAGTGTCCCCGAGAGCTGGGAGGGGATGGCCGGATGGGGACGTGGCAGTGAGTATGGGGCGGTGGAGGGGGAGGCGGGGAGGGGGTGCGTGGGTAGGCAAGGGCCGCGGAAGGTGCCAGGTTGCGGGGCGGAGGGAGGGAACTTGCCGGGGTCTCCCGGGGAGCCGGGAAGGGGCGGGCCCTTGCTGGGGGAAGCCCCGTGGAGGGTAGCGCGTGAGGTGGAGGGTGTGTGGCTCCTAAATCCCCGGCTAGGCCCCagcaaaggggagagggagacgggagggACGGGAAACGGAGCTAAGCGCCAGGCGTGGAGGTCTGGACCGGTCCTGAttgggggcgggggcgggagcGGGGAGCTCGGAGACCCAAAGGTTCGACGGGGCGGCCGGCGTCCAGGCGCGAGCGGCTCTGGGCTGGGACCGAGACCGGGCACCGGCGTCCcgcggggcgggggtgggggattGGGCAGAGGAGCAGGAGATTCCGAGCCAGACCGGCCTGTGTCTGTCTCGTCCCTCCCCGTTTTCCGCGCCGGCCTCGGGCCCAGGGTGACGGCAGCCTGGCCAACGGGGTCAGCGCCAAGCAGCTGGCGGCGGCCGCGGGCGGTTCTTGGAAAGCGCGAGAGGCCGGGCCTGGCCGCGTATTTGCTCCGAcaccgcccccccgcccccccagctCGTCACCCCGCCTGCGTGCGCCCGGCCCCTTCCCCGGGTCCCAGATCCTGCCTGGGACGTCCCCCAACTCCCTGCTGGGACGGGACCCCACAGCCCTGGGGAGTGTCGGGCCCCTTGGATCAGAGCGCGAGTCCCCGCGGCCGCCCCCAGGACGGAAGAGCGAGGGGGGCCCGAGGGCAAACACAGGAGTCCCCGCCCCGTCGGACCCGGGCCTGGGGGGCGGGAGGCGGCCGTGCCCGCGCCTGGAGGGTGTCCTGGCCCGGAGGCCGCAGTCCGGGCGGGAGTCTGGACCCGAGAGCCTAGGGCGGGCGGGGCGGACCCAGGGAAGGGGGCCCCCCCGCCCCCAGGCTCGCCCGCGTGTCCCGAGGGGAGGACCCCAGAGGCGCCCGGTCCCCCAGGGAGACAGCAGAGGCAACGTCCGAGAATCTTTTTATAAAACACAGGGCGGGGGCACGCGAAGGCAGCTCGGCGTGGCGGACGGCGCGGCTCACACGAAGATCTGGATGCGGTCGCGGATGGGCTGGCGGCAGATGGGGCAGGCGTTGAGCGCGGAGCCGCAGGGGGCGCATGCGCCGTGGCCGCACTGGAACACGAGGCGGATGTGGCTGTCGATGCAGATGGGGCAGGTGATGCGTTCCTCCATCTGCCGGTAGCGGCTCTGCAGCTCCTCCACCAGCTGGCGCggcgggccgggggcgggggcggcgctCGCCACCTCAGAGCCGTCTGCGGGGTGGAGGACGGGTGTGAGCTGGGAGGCCGGGTGGGGGAATGGGGGGAGCAGGGAGCTGCGGGCGGGCCACGGGGGGGGGCGAGGCTGGGGGCGGGGTGTCACCTGGGACGGGTTGTGACCTGCAAGGGGAGCTGGCGGGGTGGGTgacttggaggcagaggtggggcccGGGTGCGGGCAGGATGTGAGCCGTGGAAATCAGGCATAAGGTGGTGTGCGGGCTGGAGTCAGGGCTGCAGGTGGGCTGTGACCTGGGCCGGGGTGTGATGGGGGGACGGTGCTCTGGGTGGGCTGTGATCTGGGGTGGGGCTATGGAGGGAGTGTGATCTGGGAGGGGCCGTGAAATCCAGAGGGGCTGGGGTGTGATCGGGGGAGGAGGGTGTTACCTTGAGGCGGGGCTATGGGCCGTGTGTGATCTGGAGCAGGCCGTGACCTGCggcggggctgggggctgggggctgggggctgggggctgggggctgggggccggGTGTGAGCCTTGGGAGGGCGGGGTGTAACCTGGGGAAGGGCCATGGGCGGaagtgtgggaggggaggggtaGGGGACGGGGACCCGCGGGCCACCAGCTGAGCAGGAGGCGTGTTGGGGGCGCAGAGCCTCACCCACCTGGGCGCAGTTTCTTGCTGACGACCACCTGGCACCTGATGCACTTCTTCATCCTGCGCGCGCACTCTGCGAAGAGGCGTGCGCGGTTGGCTGGGGCCCTACTACCCGGGCCCCCCACCCCGGGGCCACCCACTCACCCTCACACACGGTGCGGTGCTGGCACGGCGAGAACAGCACCAGCAGCGCCAGCTCGGAGCACACCAGGCACTCAGCGGCCTCGGGCCCCAGCGCGGCGCCCACGTGCAGGTTCGTCACGGTGTTGGGGGTCCCGAGCGTttgcctggggcctggggccgcGCCCCCGCCCGCCTGCCGCTCCCTGCAGGGGGAGGAGGCGGCTTGAGAGGGGCCCGGAGGCCGCCGGACCCCATCCCCGCCGTCCACGGACTCACCGGAAGCGCTGGGCGCAGCCCTGAAGGGCCTTGAGCACGCGACCCTCGGCGGCCAGGTCCAGCGGGCTCCGACCGCGGTGGTTGCTGTAGCTCACGTCGGCGCCCTCCAGCGCCAGGAAGCAGGCGACCGCCGCGCCCACCGTCAGCTCCGCGCTGCCGGGGAGGCCCAAGGCCTGTAGCTGGGCGGCAGGACAGACGCCGGTGAGGGCGGGCGCCGGGGCAGGCCCGAGGGAGGCGTCTCCTGGCACCTGGCAGCCCCAGCAGCCGGCGCCCCATGTCTAAAATACAAGGCGAGGGCACCTCTTCCGGAACCCAAGTGGGACAGGCAGGAGGGGCACCCTGCTAGGTGAGCTCTGAGACCCTAAGCTCCGCCTCTCCCCATCCCATGGGCACCACCCCTTTCCCAGGCTGCCTAGGGGTGCAGGCTGAAGGATCACATAGAACTTGGCTCCCATCTGCTCCACCCCCAGAACGCCTGGCTCCCTGGGCCATCACTGGAGGGGAAGGTGGACAGTGGCACAGGCCCTGCCCAGAGCCTGCAGCCGGCGCCACCGCAGCCTCTCCAGCACCCCACGCCACACTTCCTCACCCTGGACAGCAGCTGCAAGGGCCCTGGGTCCCCCCCGGCCCCATCAGCCACCAGGGGCAGCAGCTGATGACGCTGCAGTGCCACGTGCAGGGCTGTGTCCCCCTCCTCGTCCTCGGCGTTGACACTGCACCCAGCGTCCACCAGTAGCGGCACCAGCCCCACGTGGGCCTGCTGCACGGCTAGATGCAGCGGGGACTGCAGCTTCCGGTTGCGCACATTCACGTCACAGCGGccctggggaggggtggggacggGCTCAGCCCAGGGACCCCAGTGGGCCTCCCGCTCCCCAGTCCTTGGGCAGGCCTGGGCCGCGTCCGCACCTCCCGGATGAGGATCTGGGCCACCTCTCGGTGGTTGTTGAGGGCGGCCAGGTGCAGCGCCGTGAAGCCGTCCTCCTTCTTGGCGTCCACCAGCTGCCGCGCCCGAGCCAGAATCTTTCTCACAGCTCTGTGGAGCAGGGAGGTTGGTCTGGGACCTGGGACTGCCCCCAGGCAGCACAGCAAGAGGCTGGCTGCAGCTGTGTGCCCACCCCACACTCACAGCACGTGACCCTTGAGGGAGGCGTGGTGCAGCAGGGTGAAACCCTGGCTGTTGGTGGCGGTGACATCGATGTTTGGCACCTCCGTGAGGACCTCGACAATGCCGCTGGCTCCAGTGCCCGCCGAGATGGCGGAGTGCAGGGGCGTATCCGAGTGGGCATCCTGCTGGGGCGGAGTCAGTGGTCACCTGGGGGTGACTTCTGCTTGGGTCAAGAGCCAGGACACCCAGGGAGCAGCACTCACGGGCAGGGGGCACCCAGGCCAGGGAGCAGCACTCACGGGCAGGGGGCACCCAGGCCAGGGAGCAGCACTCACGGGCAGGGGGAACCCAGGCCAGGGAGCAGCACTCACGGGCAGGGGGCACCCAGGCCAGGGAGCAGCACTCACGGGCAGGGGGCACCCAGGCCAGGGAGCAGCACACATGGGCAGGGGGCACCCAGGCCAGGGAGCACCACACACGGGCAGGGGGAACCCAGGCCAGGGAGCAGCACTCACGGGCAGGGGGAACCCAGGCCAGGGAGCAGCACTCACGGGCAGGGGGAACCCAGGCCAGGGAGCAGCACTCACGGGCAGGTTGACGTCACAGCCGCGCTCACACAGGGCCCGcaccacctccaggaagccccTCTGCACGGCCACGTGCAGTGCTGTGCTCTGGGTGCTGTTGATGGCGTCCGCCCGGCAGCCAGCACTCATGAGCACCCTGGCGGCCTCGGGCTGGTTCCTGACGGGAGAGGAAGTGGGAGAGGGAGGGCGCCGGGCCCGGTGGCTGGACGCACAGGCTCAGCCCCGCCGGGCCCCTCCCAGGCCTCACCCCAGGACGCACAGGCTCAGCCCCGCCGGGCCCCTCCCAGGCCTCACCCCAGGGCCGCGTAGTGCAGCGCCGTGTTGCCCTCGTCGTCCGGCAGGTCCACGCCCGCCCTGGCTTGTAGCAGCAGCCGTATCGACTCCACCTGGCCCAGGTAGGCAGCCACTTGCAGAGCGGTCCTGCCTTGGTTCTTGGTGTCCACCTGCCGAGAGCGCCAGCAGGTGAGTCCCTGGCCCTCTGCCCCTCACTCCCGGACTGGCCAGTATGGGAGGACGGGGTCAGGAGCTTGCCTGCTCTGGGCGCCTCCGCAGCAGGTCCAGAGCCCGGGCTGCGTTACCCAGCGCCACCTCCACCACCAGCCTTCCCGGGTGCTCTGGGTCACTCTTCTGGGCCCGAAGCTTGTCCAGGGCCACGCTCAGTGAGCCTGGGGGCAGAGCTGAGGTCAGTGGTGGCCAGGGGCAGCCCCACCTCCCACTGGCCGCCTGAGCTGTGCCGCACTTTTGTTCTCCCGGGCGCGCTCGGCCACGTCCAGGTTGGCATCCTCCTCGGGCCGGTAGGCCACCAGGCAGGAGGGGCTGAAGGTCCACCGCTGACCAGCGACTGCTACACGCAGGTTCCCGTCTCCAAACACTTTCACCACCTTCCCGACGCGGCCCAGGGCctgcggggaggggagggggtcaCAGCAGGCTGCAGGTGTGGGGGGCAGCGGCGCTAGCGGCGGGGGTGGCAGGGGGACTCACAGGGGCCATGTCGTCCGTCCACtcgccatgcccagcctgcagctGCTTCACTGTGTCAAGGTCGCCGATGACCCGGACCACGTCGCCCACCCAGAAGGAGTGGTGCTGAGCAACAAAGAGGGGCGTGAGGGGCCCCCCAGCTGTGTGTGGCTGCCCAGGCTCATGGAACAGGAGGGCAACCTGCTGAGCTCCACCAGACAGGCAGGCCTGACTCGGCCCCGGCCCCGACCCCGACCCCAGGCACTGCCAGAGGCTCTGGCTGCACGAGAGCCCCAGGTGTCCAAGGCAGCCCTGGGTGTCCCTAGCCCCAGAGCCATGGGAGGAGTGTCCAGGCAGACAGAAGCCAGCTCTGGGCAGGTGTGAAGCCAAGGTGGCTGGCCCTGGGAAGCTGTATGCTGACCAGCAGCAGGCAACATGGCCAGGGCCCGTGAGCCAGTGTGGGGGTGGGGCCCCAGGACCATGGGGTGCAGGGCGGGCCCACTCTGCCCCACCTGAGCCCTCATATGCAGGGAACTCACTCTACGAGCCCGTCTCATGACTCCCTTCGGCGCCTCCTCAAAGGTGCCTGGTATCCAGGACCCCAGATCCAGAGCTGAGCTCTGACGCTTTGCCCTGGGCCTGCCCCTCCCAGGGCCATCCAAGCTGCCACCGCCACCACCTCCAGCCCCCTCCCTGCCATCCTGCTTCCCAGGCAGCCCTCACTACCTCCCCCACCACTCTAGGCCAAGCATCCACCTCCCTGTCCTAACCAGCCACCCCCATCAGCCCCCATACAGCACTAACCAGGAGCATCTTAGCCCAGCTGCCTCCCTCCCGCCCATGAAGCTGTCCTGCCTTCCTGGTGTCCTGGAACAGAGGGAGGCCCTAACCTGCCCATTCCAGCCATACCAGCTCCCAGAGACACACCCTCCTCTGGGTTCCTTCACACCCAACCCCCTCTTCTCCTTgaccccacccacctccacccaccagtccctccccttccttcaggGCTGGGGACTCGTGGGTGCAGCTGGCACCCTAGTCCTGCCTGACCCCCCAAGGCCAAGGGGGTACGTGGAAGGGGTTACAGAAGCAAGCAGATGAGGCGCAGCCCAGCCCCCCGGCACCTTGGTGAGCGCCCCGGGGTGGAAGGTCCAGCGTGTCTCGTGGTTGAACTGCACGCGCACGTCCCCGCGGTCCGTGATACGATGCACGGTGCCCGTCTGTCCGATAAACTGTGGCGGGTCATGGAGCTGTGGCTGGGTCGGGCTGGACGctggtgggggaaggggctgggggggaaggggctgggggggaggggctgggggaggaaggggctgggggGGGAAGGGGctggtgggggaaggggctggGTGGGCGGAGGGCTGGCAGGGCAGGGCACACAGGGCTCCACGGCGGGGCGGCTCACCTCCGCCATCCTGGGGTTCCAGCCGCCGTGGCCTTCCTGCATCTCCCGTAGGACATCAGTGTCCAGCAGACATTTGACCTTGTCCCCGTGCTGGAAGGGCTGGCTGTCAGCACTCACCCTGCGCTGCAGCTCCGCCGGCTTGCCTGCGGAGGGTGGCAGACCAGGCCTCAGGCAGTGGCCCCTCCCCTCCGGGACTtcagccaaggcaggagggctgATGGAGTCGGTGTGACAGCCTCATACCGAGCCTTGGGAGGTGGTCCTTGTAGTAGAAGCCGCCCGCTGCCTCGCCCACACACTTGAGGTCCACCTTGCCCTTGTGGCCCACACGGTACACATTGGTGGTACCATCAGCCCACGTCACGCTGGCCACACTCCGGCCTGTCTCCACATCCCAGCCACGGATGTCCACCACACGGCCCGGtttcccttcccctcctgggGAAAGAGTCCCCGCCAGCAGGCTAAGGCTGAGCCATGAGCCAGCCACAGCCCAGCCCTGACCCCTGCCCCTCTGCCTCCACTCACCATCCTGTGAGCCCCACTCCCAGTCGGGGCCTCGCACCACCTTCGCTCCCTGGAAGATGCCCCTTAGTGGGATCCTCGGGAGGCCCTGGCGGGGACTCAGTGTGACACTGCAAGAGGGTTCACAAATCAAGCTCTCAGAAGAAAACCGCCATCTCTTCCCGTCTTGAGCCCCTTGGGAGAGCGATGCAGTGGAGCAGGCCCCCTGTCCACCCAGCCTGCTGGGCTCCGCAGCCCCAGCTCTTGCCCGGGAATGGCCGGTCCAGCAGGTCAGCACCCTCCACACGCTGTGAGGAAATGCCTCTGGGCTCAGGGTCCTGGAGCGAACCTGCGGACCACGTTCCTCCAGGGACTTCCCTGATGCCAGGCTGGGAAGGCACCCGGGCCCACCCTCGGCAAGACCTCTGGGTGCGGTCGCTTCATGCCTGCTGCCTCCCAGTGAGCTGGGGCACAGCCAGGCCCAGAGGTGGGCTCAGCATGTGGGAAGGGAGGAATGAGGAAAGCAGGCCTGGCCAACAGCACTCCTAAGACAACCGCACCTCCCTCCACGTGCAGGGAGGGCCAGAGACAAAGGTGACAATGCAGGGGACAGGGTGGCACCTCTGGCTGTCCTTGCCCCAAGCAGGCTAGATTATCCCCGAGCTGATACCCTCGGACCAGAGCGCAGCAGCCTCCAAGACAGCCCAGGTGCTGGCTCCAGGTATGGGCTGTCCTCCTGGAGGTCTCATGCCGCCCTGGGGGATGCTGGCTGCCTGATGGCCACTGCTGCCTGTAGAGCCACCCAGAGGCCACCCTCTGTGCCCCGCCCATGGCACCATTGCTTAAGGCCACGGCTCTGGAGAGACTTGCTCCGTCTCCATGGGAGTGGTCAGGAGGCAGCACCCTCCCTGAAGGCCAAGGCCCCAGTGGCAAGGCCTGGGTACCCGCCGCACAGGAGCCGGTGCGGCCCGGGACTCACGGGCGCGAGTGAGCGGTCTCGTAGCGGTCGAAGGCGTGGGCGAGTTCATGCTTGTTGTGCATGTAGCACTGCGTGCAGAGGTCGTAGTCCAGGCACACGCGGCACTTCCAGCGCATCCCCCGCAGCCCGTGCTTCTTGCAGCAGTCGCAGATGATGTTGGGGTGCCGGAcgcctgggggtggggtggggtcagAGGGGCGTTCCCGCCCCCAGGTCCTGCCCGTCCCGCCTGCCCTTGGCGCGCACCGATCTGGGCGTTGTCGTAGAGCAGCAGGTCGTGCGCGCCCTGGTAGCCGGCGCGGTAGTTGGTGCGCGTGCCCTGGTCCCACTGCACGACCACTGTGCGGTCGGGTGTCGAGGGGCTGCCGTGGCGGCCAAGCTCCACCACCGTGCCCACGCCGCCCTCGCCGCCGTCCTGCTGGCCCCACTTCCAGTCCACGCCGCGCACCACCCGCATGCCCACCTGCACGCCCGCCTGGGGGTCTGGGTCCATGTTGGGCGGGGCTGCTCGGGACCTGTGGGCAGAGGGTATTCTCAGGCCACCACGGGACACTCCCGGTCAGAGTGGGCTCCGCGGGAGAGCAGAGGAGAGGCCCAACGGGGCAGGCGGGCTGGTTCAAGCCGTAGGGCCCAAGGAGGCCCGCAGTCTGGCACCAGGGAGGCCGGTGGGAAAGGTGGGCGCCGTGCCAGCCTGGCGCGGGAACTGCAGGGTGGTCTGGGCCCAGGGATCAGGGAGCCTGGCCCCGGGGGCTTCATGAGAGGTTCACAAATAACGCTCTCGGAAGAAAACCGCCATCTCTTCCCACAGCCAATTAATGAGCTGGACCCTGGACTTCACTAAAGTAAGAGCTGCCGTCCCACGAGACGCTCACATGGTTGGACGGGCAGTGGCACGTGAGCAGACACCGTGACACGCGTCCCTCAGAGGACTCGTGTCCACACAGGGCGAGGAACTCCTATGATCCACACGAAAACATCAGACAACGCGACAGAAAAACGGCAAACACAATGCAGGCGCCGTACAAGACCAGCAGGCATCGGCCAGCGGGACCAGGAGGCATCTCTGTCCCCAGACACTGCTCCTGGGGGACGCCAGCTTTGGGCCCTGCACGTCAGGGACAGTGCAGCGAGGCCACACAGCACCACAGAGCCTTCTCTGGAAAAGCGGCCCTGGCCACGCCAGGCACTCACGACAGAGGCCGGATACTCGAGCAGAGGCAGGTTCCTGGGTCCTCAGTGGCCACGGGGTCCTGAAGTGGGGCTGAGTCCCAACCAAGCAGGGACCCACTCGCCACACAGAGCACAAGCCAGTGCTCACCAGCAGATGGAGGGAAGTAGCCAAGTGC is a window encoding:
- the MIB2 gene encoding E3 ubiquitin-protein ligase MIB2 isoform X9 is translated as MAAALRRGRALGSRPWGPTVSSRRSPQCPVAQEGLGARSRPRVAPRSLARCGPSSRLMGWKPSEARGQSQSLQASGLQPRSLKAARRATGQPDRSRAAPPNMDPDPQAGVQVGMRVVRGVDWKWGQQDGGEGGVGTVVELGRHGSPSTPDRTVVVQWDQGTRTNYRAGYQGAHDLLLYDNAQIGVRHPNIICDCCKKHGLRGMRWKCRVCLDYDLCTQCYMHNKHELAHAFDRYETAHSRPVTLSPRQGLPRIPLRGIFQGAKVVRGPDWEWGSQDGGEGKPGRVVDIRGWDVETGRSVASVTWADGTTNVYRVGHKGKVDLKCVGEAAGGFYYKDHLPRLGKPAELQRRVSADSQPFQHGDKVKCLLDTDVLREMQEGHGGWNPRMAETGTVHRITDRGDVRVQFNHETRWTFHPGALTKDTRKAGQLHGREGGSWAKMLLHHSFWVGDVVRVIGDLDTVKQLQAGHGEWTDDMAPALGRVGKVVKVFGDGNLRVAVAGQRWTFSPSCLVAYRPEEDANLDVAERARENKSSLSVALDKLRAQKSDPEHPGRLVVEVALGNAARALDLLRRRPEQVDTKNQGRTALQVAAYLGQVESIRLLLQARAGVDLPDDEGNTALHYAALGNQPEAARVLMSAGCRADAINSTQSTALHVAVQRGFLEVVRALCERGCDVNLPDAHSDTPLHSAISAGTGASGIVEVLTEVPNIDVTATNSQGFTLLHHASLKGHVLAVRKILARARQLVDAKKEDGFTALHLAALNNHREVAQILIREGRCDVNVRNRKLQSPLHLAVQQAHVGLVPLLVDAGCSVNAEDEEGDTALHVALQRHQLLPLVADGAGGDPGPLQLLSRLQALGLPGSAELTVGAAVACFLALEGADVSYSNHRGRSPLDLAAEGRVLKALQGCAQRFRERQAGGGAAPGPRQTLGTPNTVTNLHVGAALGPEAAECLVCSELALLVLFSPCQHRTVCEECARRMKKCIRCQVVVSKKLRPDGSEVASAAPAPGPPRQLVEELQSRYRQMEERITCPICIDSHIRLVFQCGHGACAPCGSALNACPICRQPIRDRIQIFV
- the MIB2 gene encoding E3 ubiquitin-protein ligase MIB2 isoform X13 — protein: MAAALRRGRALGSRPWGPTVSSRRSPQCPVAQEGLGARSRPRVAPRSLARCGPSSRLMGWKPSEARGQSQSLQASGLQPRSLKAARRATGQPDRSRAAPPNMDPDPQAGVQVGMRVVRGVDWKWGQQDGGEGGVGTVVELGRHGSPSTPDRTVVVQWDQGTRTNYRAGYQGAHDLLLYDNAQIGVRHPNIICDCCKKHGLRGMRWKCRVCLDYDLCTQCYMHNKHELAHAFDRYETAHSRPVTLSPRQGLPRIPLRGIFQGAKVVRGPDWEWGSQDGGEGKPGRVVDIRGWDVETGRSVASVTWADGTTNVYRVGHKGKVDLKCVGEAAGGFYYKDHLPRLGKPAELQRRVSADSQPFQHGDKVKCLLDTDVLREMQEGHGGWNPRMAEFIGQTGTVHRITDRGDVRVQFNHETRWTFHPGALTKALGRVGKVVKVFGDGNLRVAVAGQRWTFSPSCLVAYRPEEDANLDVAERARENKSSLSVALDKLRAQKSDPEHPGRLVVEVALGNAARALDLLRRRPEQVDTKNQGRTALQVAAYLGQVESIRLLLQARAGVDLPDDEGNTALHYAALGNQPEAARVLMSAGCRADAINSTQSTALHVAVQRGFLEVVRALCERGCDVNLPDAHSDTPLHSAISAGTGASGIVEVLTEVPNIDVTATNSQGFTLLHHASLKGHVLAVRKILARARQLVDAKKEDGFTALHLAALNNHREVAQILIREGRCDVNVRNRKLQSPLHLAVQQAHVGLVPLLVDAGCSVNAEDEEGDTALHVALQRHQLLPLVADGAGGDPGPLQLLSRLQALGLPGSAELTVGAAVACFLALEGADVSYSNHRGRSPLDLAAEGRVLKALQGCAQRFRERQAGGGAAPGPRQTLGTPNTVTNLHVGAALGPEAAECLVCSELALLVLFSPCQHRTVCEECARRMKKCIRCQVVVSKKLRPDGSEVASAAPAPGPPRQLVEELQSRYRQMEERITCPICIDSHIRLVFQCGHGACAPCGSALNACPICRQPIRDRIQIFV
- the MIB2 gene encoding E3 ubiquitin-protein ligase MIB2 isoform X11, with amino-acid sequence MAAALRRGRALGSRPWGPTVSSRRSPQCPVAQEGLGARSRPRVAPRSLARCGPSSRLMGWKPSEARGQSQSLQASGLQPRSLKAARRATGQPDRSRAAPPNMDPDPQAGVQVGMRVVRGVDWKWGQQDGGEGGVGTVVELGRHGSPSTPDRTVVVQWDQGTRTNYRAGYQGAHDLLLYDNAQIGVRHPNIICDCCKKHGLRGMRWKCRVCLDYDLCTQCYMHNKHELAHAFDRYETAHSRPVTLSPRQGLPRIPLRGIFQGAKVVRGPDWEWGSQDGGEGKPGRVVDIRGWDVETGRSVASVTWADGTTNVYRVGHKGKVDLKCVGEAAGGFYYKDHLPRLGKPAELQRRVSADSQPFQHGDKVKCLLDTDVLREMQEGHGGWNPRMAEFIGQTGTVHRITDRGDVRVQFNHETRWTFHPGALTKHHSFWVGDVVRVIGDLDTVKQLQAGHGEWTDDMAPALGRVGKVVKVFGDGNLRVAVAGQRWTFSPSCLVAYRPEEDANLDVAERARENKSSLSVALDKLRAQKSDPEHPGRLVVEVALGNAARALDLLRRRPEQVDTKNQGRTALQVAAYLGQVESIRLLLQARAGVDLPDDEGNTALHYAALGNQPEAARVLMSAGCRADAINSTQSTALHVAVQRGFLEVVRALCERGCDVNLPDAHSDTPLHSAISAGTGASGIVEVLTEVPNIDVTATNSQGFTLLHHASLKGHVLAVRKILARARQLVDAKKEDGFTALHLAALNNHREVAQILIREGRCDVNVRNRKLQSPLHLAVQQAHVGLVPLLVDAGCSVNAEDEEGDTALHVALQRHQLLPLVADGAGGDPGPLQLLSRLQALGLPGSAELTVGAAVACFLALEGADVSYSNHRGRSPLDLAAEGRVLKALQGCAQRFRERQAGGGAAPGPRQTLGTPNTVTNLHVGAALGPEAAECLVCSELALLVLFSPCQHRTVCEECARRMKKCIRCQVVVSKKLRPDGSEVASAAPAPGPPRQLVEELQSRYRQMEERITCPICIDSHIRLVFQCGHGACAPCGSALNACPICRQPIRDRIQIFV